A genomic window from Brevibacillus agri includes:
- the flhB gene encoding flagellar biosynthesis protein FlhB, giving the protein MTQMRFLYPVDLQFFSGEKTEKATPKKKEDARKKGQVAKSQDLSPSIVLTSFFFLLMMLGPSMLSTFQNLMREALITFTSWQLNEENLKVIVMSMAFEALKIVGPVLGLAFLVAFAVNYMQVGWMISTEPLQMKLEKLDPIKGAKRIFSMRSLVELLKSLLKISACMYVAYVILWSAKEQVTQLSLLSLGSVLSFTGTEVTKLGIYIGLLLFILAIMDYAYQRYEHEKNLRMSKQDIKDEHKQAEGDPLIKGKIRERQRSMALRRMMQELPKADVIITNPTHFAVAIRYDASAMSAPTVVAKGQDYLALKIREVAKKHRIVTMENKPLARALYSQVEIGQQIPEEMFKAVAEVLAYVYKLQGKVK; this is encoded by the coding sequence ATGACGCAGATGAGGTTCCTTTACCCCGTAGACCTGCAGTTTTTTAGCGGCGAAAAAACGGAGAAGGCGACTCCCAAGAAAAAGGAGGATGCCCGAAAAAAGGGGCAGGTGGCGAAAAGCCAGGATCTCTCTCCTTCCATCGTATTGACTTCGTTCTTTTTTTTGCTGATGATGCTCGGGCCTTCCATGCTCAGTACGTTCCAGAACCTGATGCGAGAAGCGCTTATCACGTTTACGAGCTGGCAGTTGAACGAAGAGAATCTGAAAGTCATCGTCATGTCGATGGCCTTCGAGGCGCTGAAAATCGTGGGCCCTGTACTGGGGCTGGCCTTTCTGGTCGCCTTCGCCGTCAATTACATGCAGGTGGGCTGGATGATTAGTACGGAGCCGCTGCAGATGAAGCTGGAGAAGCTGGACCCGATCAAAGGAGCCAAACGCATTTTCTCCATGCGCTCCCTCGTCGAATTGCTGAAATCGCTATTGAAAATCAGTGCTTGCATGTATGTGGCTTACGTCATTTTATGGAGTGCAAAAGAACAAGTCACCCAGCTTTCCTTGCTCTCGCTGGGGAGCGTCCTGTCTTTTACAGGAACTGAAGTAACCAAACTCGGAATTTACATCGGTTTGCTGCTGTTCATTCTGGCGATTATGGATTACGCCTATCAACGGTATGAACATGAAAAGAATTTGCGGATGTCCAAACAGGACATTAAAGACGAGCACAAGCAGGCGGAAGGGGACCCGCTAATCAAAGGGAAAATTCGCGAGAGGCAGCGGAGCATGGCGCTGCGTCGGATGATGCAAGAGCTGCCGAAAGCGGACGTCATCATTACGAACCCGACCCACTTTGCCGTCGCAATCCGCTACGATGCCAGTGCAATGAGCGCCCCTACGGTAGTGGCAAAAGGCCAGGATTACCTGGCGCTGAAAATCAGAGAGGTGGCCAAGAAGCACCGGATTGTTACGATGGAAAACAAGCCCCTGGCCCGGGCTCTCTATAGTCAGGTTGAAATTGGACAACAAATTCCCGAAGAGATGTTTAAAGCGGTCGCGGAAGTCCTCGCGTACGTCTACAAGCTGCAAGGGAAAGTGAAATAA
- the flhA gene encoding flagellar biosynthesis protein FlhA, producing the protein MGFRFKEIGTILFVISIVVMMVIPLPSGLLDLLLILNISLALTILLVSMYTKETLEFSIFPTVLLITTLFRLALNVSTTRNILSHGEGGQVIETFGSFVVGGNQVVGFVVFLILIVIQFIVITKGSERVAEVAARFTLDAMPGKQMSIDADLNAGMITEAEARVRRKKIENEADFYGAMDGASKFVKGDAIAGIIIFIVNIIGGFIIGMLVHGFSFQESASRFTTMSVGDALVSQIPALLISTAAGIIVTRSTSGEGLGDDIARQMFSFPRLLYIVAGCMLLLGLFTPIGLLPVLPVSGIMGYAAWRMDKKQKIEIQESADKVEEQQIEEVRSPESVVNLLQVDPIEFEFGYGLIPLADVKQGGDLLDRVIMIRRQIALEMGIVVPVIRIRDNIQLRPNEYMIKIKGNQVAKGEILLDHYLAMSPGIDDDSIVGIETVEPAFGLPALWVTEENKEIAELSGYTVVDPPSVVATHLTEVVKRHAHELLGRQETRALIDNVREVAPVLVDELIPGLLSIGDVQKVLQKLLREKVSVRNLQVILEALADHAMFTKDPEVLTEYVRQAMSRQITLQFTEPGQPLRVLTAGAGLEKAISERVEQSEQGSYLAMDPETSQRIFQSMSAEVSKMINSGQQPIILSSPAIRMYLRQLVERMMPDIPVLSYSELEPNVEVQSVGMVNIS; encoded by the coding sequence GTGGGATTTCGATTCAAGGAAATTGGTACGATTCTATTTGTGATAAGCATTGTTGTCATGATGGTAATCCCACTCCCTTCTGGGCTTCTTGATTTGCTGCTCATTTTGAATATCTCCCTTGCGTTGACCATTTTGCTTGTGTCGATGTACACAAAAGAAACGCTGGAGTTCTCCATTTTTCCGACAGTGCTTTTGATTACGACGTTGTTTCGGCTCGCTTTGAACGTGTCCACGACGCGGAACATTTTGTCGCATGGGGAAGGCGGACAAGTGATCGAGACGTTTGGCAGCTTTGTCGTCGGTGGGAACCAGGTAGTCGGATTCGTCGTGTTTCTGATTCTGATCGTCATTCAGTTCATCGTCATTACAAAAGGCTCCGAGCGTGTCGCAGAAGTAGCCGCACGCTTTACGCTCGACGCGATGCCAGGGAAGCAAATGAGTATCGACGCGGACTTGAATGCAGGGATGATTACAGAAGCAGAAGCGCGTGTACGGAGAAAAAAGATCGAAAATGAGGCAGACTTTTACGGGGCCATGGATGGTGCCAGCAAATTCGTCAAAGGGGACGCCATCGCAGGAATTATCATCTTTATTGTGAACATCATCGGCGGATTCATCATCGGGATGCTTGTTCATGGCTTCAGCTTTCAAGAATCTGCTTCCCGTTTTACCACCATGTCGGTCGGGGATGCACTCGTCAGCCAGATTCCTGCGCTGCTCATCTCGACCGCAGCCGGGATCATCGTCACTCGCTCCACCTCCGGGGAAGGGCTGGGCGACGACATCGCCCGGCAAATGTTCTCCTTTCCGCGCCTTTTGTACATCGTAGCTGGCTGCATGCTGCTGCTTGGCCTGTTCACCCCAATCGGGCTGCTGCCTGTTTTGCCGGTGTCCGGGATCATGGGTTACGCAGCGTGGCGGATGGACAAGAAGCAGAAGATCGAGATTCAGGAATCGGCAGACAAGGTGGAGGAGCAGCAAATCGAAGAAGTGCGCAGTCCGGAAAGCGTGGTCAACCTTTTGCAAGTGGACCCGATCGAGTTCGAATTTGGCTACGGCCTGATTCCGCTCGCTGACGTAAAGCAAGGCGGGGACCTGCTGGATCGCGTCATCATGATTCGCAGACAGATCGCGCTGGAAATGGGGATCGTCGTTCCCGTCATCCGCATCCGCGACAATATTCAGTTGCGGCCAAACGAATACATGATAAAAATCAAAGGCAACCAGGTCGCCAAAGGGGAAATTCTGCTCGATCACTACCTCGCCATGAGCCCTGGAATTGACGATGATTCCATTGTCGGGATCGAAACAGTAGAGCCTGCGTTTGGATTGCCTGCATTATGGGTAACAGAAGAAAATAAGGAGATTGCCGAGCTGTCTGGCTACACGGTAGTCGATCCGCCGTCTGTCGTAGCGACGCATCTCACAGAAGTGGTCAAGCGCCACGCGCATGAGCTGCTCGGCCGACAAGAAACGCGGGCGCTTATCGACAACGTGCGAGAAGTGGCCCCGGTACTGGTGGACGAGCTCATTCCAGGACTTTTGTCGATTGGCGATGTGCAAAAAGTACTGCAGAAGCTGTTGCGTGAAAAAGTGTCGGTTCGCAATCTGCAAGTCATTCTCGAAGCGTTGGCGGACCACGCCATGTTTACAAAAGACCCGGAAGTGCTGACCGAGTACGTAAGACAGGCGATGTCCAGACAGATTACGCTGCAGTTTACAGAGCCCGGACAGCCTTTGCGGGTGCTGACAGCAGGCGCCGGCTTGGAAAAAGCAATCTCCGAGCGGGTGGAACAGTCTGAGCAGGGAAGCTACCTGGCGATGGACCCAGAGACGTCGCAACGGATCTTCCAAAGCATGTCGGCGGAAGTGAGCAAAATGATTAACTCCGGCCAGCAGCCGATCATCCTCTCGTCACCGGCCATTCGCATGTACCTGCGTCAGTTGGTGGAGCGAATGATGCCTGATATTCCTGTATTGTCGTACAGCGAGCTAGAGCCAAATGTTGAAGTGCAAAGCGTAGGGATGGTGAACATTTCGTGA
- the flhF gene encoding flagellar biosynthesis protein FlhF, with product MRVKRYIVDSMPEAMEKIRLDLGIDAVILNSKSIKTGGLFGMFGKQKIEVIAAVDEKATERESAPVADEHRSKDVFSTGQTGTYTAQQAYRRANQAKEAAERAMPQRSEPRTPDNPASAPAAVATRTEAAQPASRQREVAVKEAPAEQAKESAAAPSSTTHDALANEVRDMRQMFQKLLVNDLSQQLPPAVQEVRSRLVRQETAEEVTAEIIRKLMEQAQPQGGWSEETAFRETRKIIASMLAPYAPKSAGIPRNVQFAFFFGPTGVGKTTTIAKLAASSMLKEKRRIGFITADTYRMAAVEQLKTYANILNVPLEVVFSPKEMAPAMERLSDCDLIFVDTAGRNFRNDEYVQGIRELVEHGKNSVNYLVLSLGSKYNDMKTIVENFAEVPAKQVIFTKADETNSYGSILNICYESKLALSYFTTGQNVPDDIVAASPELAATMIMGD from the coding sequence GTGAGGGTAAAACGTTACATTGTCGATTCGATGCCAGAGGCGATGGAAAAAATCAGGCTCGATCTGGGAATAGACGCAGTCATCCTGAACTCCAAATCGATCAAGACAGGCGGATTGTTCGGTATGTTTGGCAAACAGAAAATCGAAGTAATCGCTGCTGTCGATGAAAAGGCAACGGAACGCGAGAGTGCTCCGGTCGCGGATGAGCATCGGTCGAAGGACGTTTTCTCCACTGGGCAGACGGGTACCTACACGGCTCAGCAAGCTTATCGCAGAGCCAACCAGGCAAAAGAAGCCGCTGAGCGAGCGATGCCGCAACGAAGCGAGCCAAGGACGCCGGACAATCCGGCATCTGCCCCGGCTGCTGTGGCGACGCGCACGGAGGCGGCACAGCCGGCCAGCCGGCAGAGGGAAGTTGCGGTCAAAGAAGCTCCCGCCGAGCAGGCAAAGGAAAGCGCGGCAGCTCCCAGCAGCACGACGCACGATGCCCTCGCGAACGAAGTCCGCGACATGCGGCAAATGTTCCAGAAGCTGTTGGTCAACGATCTCAGCCAGCAACTGCCGCCCGCCGTGCAGGAAGTACGCAGCCGGCTGGTCAGGCAGGAGACGGCGGAAGAGGTGACGGCGGAAATCATCCGCAAGCTGATGGAGCAGGCGCAACCTCAGGGCGGATGGAGCGAGGAAACGGCTTTTCGCGAGACGCGCAAGATCATTGCGTCGATGCTTGCGCCCTACGCACCGAAGTCAGCAGGCATCCCGCGAAATGTCCAGTTCGCCTTCTTTTTCGGGCCTACGGGCGTAGGCAAGACGACCACGATCGCCAAGCTGGCAGCCAGCAGCATGCTGAAGGAAAAGCGCCGGATCGGGTTTATTACCGCAGATACGTACCGGATGGCAGCCGTGGAGCAGTTGAAGACGTACGCCAACATCTTGAATGTGCCGCTGGAGGTTGTGTTTTCTCCGAAAGAAATGGCCCCGGCTATGGAGCGTCTCAGCGACTGCGATCTCATTTTTGTCGACACGGCTGGCCGCAATTTCCGCAACGATGAATACGTGCAAGGGATTCGCGAGCTGGTCGAGCATGGGAAGAACAGCGTGAATTACCTCGTGCTGAGTCTCGGCTCGAAGTACAACGACATGAAAACCATCGTGGAAAACTTTGCGGAGGTCCCTGCCAAGCAGGTCATTTTCACCAAGGCAGACGAGACGAACAGCTACGGCTCGATCTTGAACATTTGCTATGAGAGCAAGCTTGCCCTCTCTTACTTCACGACGGGACAAAACGTGCCAGACGATATCGTGGCAGCCTCACCAGAGCTTGCGGCGACGATGATTATGGGAGATTGA
- a CDS encoding MinD/ParA family protein: MRDQAEQLRVRMQQSGAREKTTRLVTVTSGKGGVGKSNFSLNFGLGLLERGHKAVLFDVDLGLANLDVLMGITPKKHLFHLLEPDTDVWEIIERGPGGLEFIAGGSGFTQIMQLDEPKLDRLFSRLNPLQGYADTIIFDTGAGLSKESLRFMLSSDEVILVTTPEPPAITDAYAVIKMLHARNPAVVIRLVINRVSSEREGKMTADKLAMVAKRFLDMDIQSLGHVSDDPHVSKAVKQQRPFLLTYPQSQAAKSIRNLVARYLETPADADAMTSGLKGFLARLKHFIR; encoded by the coding sequence ATGAGAGACCAAGCAGAACAACTTCGCGTGCGCATGCAGCAATCCGGCGCAAGAGAAAAAACGACCCGGCTGGTGACCGTGACCAGTGGAAAAGGCGGGGTTGGCAAGTCCAATTTCAGCTTGAATTTTGGGCTTGGATTGCTCGAACGGGGCCATAAAGCAGTCTTGTTCGACGTCGATCTCGGCCTTGCCAACCTCGATGTGTTGATGGGGATTACGCCGAAGAAGCACCTGTTCCACTTGCTTGAGCCGGACACTGATGTTTGGGAAATCATTGAGCGAGGGCCCGGGGGACTGGAATTTATTGCGGGCGGGTCTGGATTTACCCAGATCATGCAACTGGACGAGCCGAAGCTGGATCGGCTGTTTTCCCGCCTGAATCCGTTGCAGGGCTATGCGGATACGATCATTTTTGATACGGGAGCGGGTTTGTCGAAGGAGTCGTTGCGCTTCATGCTCTCGTCGGATGAAGTCATCCTGGTGACAACGCCGGAGCCGCCCGCGATTACGGACGCTTACGCCGTGATTAAAATGCTCCACGCCCGCAACCCTGCGGTTGTCATCCGCCTGGTCATCAATCGCGTCTCCTCGGAGAGAGAAGGCAAGATGACGGCCGACAAGCTGGCGATGGTCGCCAAGCGGTTTCTGGACATGGACATCCAGTCGCTTGGACATGTTTCTGACGATCCTCACGTATCAAAGGCTGTGAAGCAACAGCGTCCTTTTCTACTTACATATCCGCAATCGCAAGCCGCAAAAAGCATTCGGAATCTGGTAGCCCGGTATTTGGAGACTCCAGCCGATGCAGATGCAATGACGAGCGGGCTGAAAGGTTTTCTTGCGAGGCTGAAACACTTCATACGATAA
- a CDS encoding protein-glutamate methylesterase/protein-glutamine glutaminase codes for MSKIRVLVTDDSAFMRKVISDILSGDPEIEVIDRAKNGLECIEKCKQLSPDVLTLDIEMPIMNGLEALEKLMADCPVPVVMLSSLTREGAEATIQALELGAFDFITKPSGPISLDIHKVADRLIERVKAAVVAKGHMRRTLRPSRPAAPEPMRPSPASATAPVRTAQPPVLNALPRLQSSGKARLVVLGTSTGGPKALQNVLTAIPAGFPAPIAIVQHMPAGFTKSLAQRLDSLCHIRVTEVTDGEWLEPGTAYIAPGGYHFEVHQANGKLQAHLHQQEPRGGHRPSVDVLFESASRLTNVDKWAIIMTGMGNDGTKGLKQMKELGPVTSIIEDESSCVVFGMPRAAIQAGLADHVAPLEKIPELLCKLLH; via the coding sequence TTGAGCAAAATTCGAGTTCTGGTCACAGATGATTCTGCATTCATGCGTAAAGTTATTAGCGACATTTTATCAGGCGATCCCGAGATTGAAGTGATTGATCGAGCAAAGAATGGACTCGAATGTATCGAAAAGTGCAAACAACTCAGTCCGGATGTCCTCACACTGGACATCGAGATGCCGATCATGAACGGCCTGGAAGCATTGGAAAAGCTCATGGCAGACTGTCCGGTGCCAGTGGTTATGCTGAGCAGCCTGACACGCGAGGGAGCAGAGGCGACGATTCAGGCTTTGGAACTGGGTGCCTTTGACTTTATTACGAAGCCGTCTGGCCCGATTTCACTCGATATTCACAAAGTCGCGGATCGGCTGATCGAGCGGGTCAAAGCGGCGGTGGTAGCGAAAGGCCACATGCGCCGGACGCTGCGACCGAGCAGACCTGCCGCGCCAGAGCCAATGCGGCCAAGTCCGGCTTCTGCCACCGCTCCGGTGCGAACGGCACAGCCGCCTGTCCTGAACGCTTTGCCGCGACTGCAAAGCAGCGGAAAAGCAAGACTGGTCGTGCTGGGAACGTCGACAGGCGGCCCCAAGGCGCTGCAAAACGTCCTGACCGCAATCCCGGCTGGCTTCCCGGCACCGATCGCGATTGTGCAGCACATGCCGGCTGGTTTTACGAAATCGCTGGCGCAAAGGCTCGACTCCCTATGCCACATACGTGTGACGGAAGTAACGGACGGGGAATGGCTTGAGCCGGGCACAGCCTATATTGCACCAGGCGGGTATCACTTTGAGGTGCACCAGGCGAATGGAAAGCTGCAGGCCCACCTGCACCAGCAAGAGCCGCGGGGAGGTCACAGACCTTCTGTCGACGTCCTTTTTGAATCCGCCAGTCGATTGACAAATGTAGACAAATGGGCAATTATCATGACAGGCATGGGAAATGATGGGACCAAAGGTCTAAAGCAGATGAAGGAGCTTGGACCTGTTACCAGTATTATCGAAGACGAGTCGAGTTGTGTCGTATTCGGGATGCCACGAGCGGCGATCCAGGCAGGACTGGCAGATCATGTGGCCCCATTAGAAAAAATTCCAGAGCTGTTGTGCAAGCTCTTGCACTGA
- a CDS encoding chemotaxis protein CheA, producing the protein MDMNQYLDMFIEESKEHLQAINANLLLLESDPGNIAHVKEIFRSAHTLKGMSATMGFEDMASLTHEAENVLDLIRNQKLTITSDIMDVIFQSVDLIESMVIDITEGGDGSADVSGPVKKLRAIVSGDYSAEQEVAAAATAVAEEEAVEAAQAEGTPAEDHDLDDYALMVLKQSKELGNNVMWIKVTLNENCLLKAARAYMVFDQLESMGEVIKTKPSVEDIENECFERSFEIAYVTMQSAEKVRSTILNISEIQDVAIDPIQLKKEAPPTPVVTEAAAPVEKKAPDNAQAAAAKKATAGGKTIRVDIDRLDILMNLFSELVIDRGRLEQLAREIGKSELQETVEHMSRISGDLQNIILTMRMVPVEQVFNRFPRMIRDLQKELHKKVNLEIIGAETELDRTVIDEIGDPLNHLLRNSLDHGIESPADRKMAGKPEEGTIVLRAFHSGNHVFIEVKDDGAGINKEKVLKKAIERGIVNPANADSMSDKQIHELLFAAGFSTAEVVSDISGRGVGLDVVKSKIESLGGSVGVESVRGQGTTFLIQLPLTLSIISAMLVQVKDEKYAVPLSSIIETAVFKKDQIMMAHRQKVIDFRGRVVPLVSLQDIFQVPDNGADKDDEVAVVIVRKGEKMAGLVVDSFIGQQEIVLKSLGKYLVNVFAISGATILGDGQVALIIDCNALIK; encoded by the coding sequence ATGGATATGAATCAGTATTTGGACATGTTTATTGAGGAGTCAAAAGAACACCTGCAAGCAATCAACGCCAATTTGTTGCTGTTGGAAAGTGATCCGGGAAACATTGCGCACGTCAAGGAAATTTTTCGTTCGGCGCACACCTTGAAAGGGATGTCGGCGACCATGGGCTTCGAAGATATGGCCAGCCTGACGCACGAAGCGGAAAACGTGCTCGATCTGATTCGCAACCAGAAGCTGACGATCACCAGTGACATCATGGATGTCATCTTTCAAAGCGTGGATCTGATCGAAAGCATGGTGATCGATATTACAGAAGGCGGAGACGGCTCGGCCGACGTATCGGGTCCGGTGAAAAAGCTGAGGGCGATTGTCTCCGGCGATTATTCCGCCGAACAGGAAGTGGCGGCGGCTGCGACAGCCGTAGCGGAAGAGGAAGCAGTCGAGGCGGCGCAAGCGGAAGGCACGCCTGCCGAGGACCACGACCTGGACGACTACGCGCTGATGGTGCTGAAGCAGTCCAAGGAGCTCGGCAACAACGTGATGTGGATCAAGGTCACGCTGAATGAGAACTGCCTGCTGAAAGCGGCGCGCGCCTACATGGTGTTCGACCAGTTGGAATCGATGGGGGAAGTCATCAAGACGAAGCCGTCGGTCGAGGATATCGAAAACGAGTGCTTCGAGCGATCTTTCGAGATCGCCTACGTCACCATGCAGTCTGCGGAAAAAGTCCGCAGCACGATTCTCAACATTTCGGAGATACAGGACGTTGCGATTGATCCGATTCAATTGAAAAAAGAAGCGCCACCAACTCCTGTAGTGACGGAAGCAGCCGCACCTGTGGAGAAAAAAGCGCCGGACAATGCCCAGGCAGCCGCTGCCAAGAAAGCGACCGCTGGCGGCAAAACGATCCGCGTCGACATCGACCGCCTGGACATTTTGATGAACCTGTTCAGCGAGCTGGTAATCGACCGCGGACGTCTGGAGCAGTTGGCTCGCGAGATCGGCAAAAGCGAGCTGCAGGAAACGGTGGAGCATATGAGCCGCATCAGCGGAGATTTGCAAAACATCATCCTGACGATGCGCATGGTTCCCGTCGAGCAAGTCTTCAATCGCTTCCCGCGCATGATTCGCGATTTGCAGAAGGAGCTACATAAAAAAGTGAATCTGGAAATCATCGGGGCGGAGACAGAGCTGGATCGCACCGTCATCGACGAGATCGGGGACCCGCTCAACCACTTGTTGCGCAACTCGCTCGACCACGGGATCGAATCGCCGGCAGATCGGAAAATGGCCGGAAAGCCGGAAGAAGGAACGATCGTACTGCGCGCGTTCCACAGCGGCAACCACGTCTTTATCGAAGTGAAAGACGACGGCGCAGGCATCAACAAGGAAAAAGTGCTGAAAAAAGCGATTGAACGGGGCATTGTGAATCCGGCCAACGCAGATAGCATGTCGGATAAGCAAATTCACGAACTGTTGTTCGCAGCGGGTTTTAGTACCGCTGAAGTGGTCTCGGATATTTCCGGCCGCGGCGTAGGGCTGGATGTCGTCAAATCCAAGATCGAATCGCTCGGCGGCAGCGTCGGTGTCGAATCTGTTCGCGGACAAGGAACGACTTTCCTGATCCAGCTCCCGCTGACGCTCTCGATCATTTCTGCGATGCTTGTGCAGGTAAAAGACGAGAAGTACGCGGTGCCGCTTTCCTCGATTATTGAAACGGCTGTGTTCAAGAAAGACCAGATCATGATGGCTCATCGCCAAAAGGTGATCGACTTCAGGGGACGCGTTGTTCCGCTCGTTTCCTTGCAGGACATTTTCCAGGTGCCGGACAACGGGGCGGACAAAGACGATGAAGTAGCGGTTGTCATCGTCCGCAAAGGGGAAAAAATGGCCGGCCTTGTGGTCGATTCCTTTATCGGCCAGCAGGAAATCGTCCTCAAATCACTTGGCAAGTACCTGGTCAACGTCTTTGCCATTTCGGGTGCAACGATCCTGGGAGACGGCCAAGTCGCTCTCATCATTGATTGCAACGCACTGATTAAGTAG
- a CDS encoding chemotaxis protein CheW, whose amino-acid sequence MLDQKEIVSEVKVIVFRLKDEEYGVEVNQVKSIEKLEHITRVPRTPQFVKGVINLRGVVTPIIDLRNRFGLEESLYSESTRIIIVAVGELEVGLIVDAANDVIDIPVNAIEPPPEVVGGVEAAYLRGVAKLDKRLLILLNLDKVLSTEEIKQLDSIEG is encoded by the coding sequence ATGCTCGATCAAAAAGAAATCGTAAGCGAAGTCAAAGTGATTGTGTTTCGGTTGAAGGACGAAGAGTACGGGGTAGAAGTCAATCAAGTAAAATCGATCGAAAAGCTGGAGCACATCACCCGTGTTCCACGCACGCCCCAGTTCGTCAAAGGAGTTATCAACCTGCGCGGAGTAGTCACCCCGATCATTGACCTTCGCAACCGGTTCGGGCTGGAGGAAAGCCTCTATTCCGAATCGACCCGCATCATCATCGTCGCGGTAGGCGAACTGGAAGTCGGCTTGATTGTGGATGCTGCCAACGATGTCATCGACATCCCGGTCAATGCGATTGAGCCGCCGCCAGAAGTTGTAGGCGGGGTTGAAGCCGCTTATCTGCGCGGAGTAGCGAAGCTGGACAAACGACTGTTGATTTTGTTGAATCTCGATAAAGTATTGAGCACAGAGGAAATCAAACAACTGGACTCAATTGAGGGGTAA
- a CDS encoding chemotaxis protein CheC, with the protein MAYFTKFGDFQFDVLREIGNIGAGHAATALSKLMQKEIDMKVPQVSIIPFDEVADCVGGAEAVVVTVFLRVEGDCPGNMFFILDLDSARHLLEQITGINKDVYDWEELEISALHEIGNILTGSYLSSLADFTQLNLQPSVPALAVDMAGAILSYGLIALGQAGDFALTIDTAFFEGNEKVKGNFFLIPDPESLPILFRSLGVPFDGDY; encoded by the coding sequence ATGGCCTATTTCACAAAGTTTGGGGATTTCCAATTTGATGTGCTGCGGGAAATCGGGAACATCGGTGCAGGACATGCTGCAACGGCTCTCTCCAAGCTGATGCAAAAAGAGATCGACATGAAAGTGCCTCAGGTCAGCATCATACCGTTTGACGAAGTGGCGGATTGTGTCGGTGGCGCGGAAGCGGTTGTCGTTACCGTCTTTTTACGAGTTGAAGGCGATTGTCCAGGAAACATGTTTTTCATTCTCGACCTGGACTCTGCGAGACATCTGCTGGAACAAATTACGGGGATCAACAAGGATGTTTATGATTGGGAAGAGCTGGAAATTTCGGCTCTTCACGAGATCGGCAATATTTTGACTGGGTCCTATCTCTCCTCACTGGCAGATTTCACACAGCTCAACCTGCAGCCTTCTGTACCTGCGCTCGCTGTGGATATGGCTGGAGCGATTCTCAGCTACGGATTAATAGCGTTGGGTCAAGCGGGTGACTTTGCCCTCACGATTGACACAGCTTTTTTTGAAGGCAATGAAAAAGTCAAAGGGAACTTTTTCCTTATCCCTGATCCTGAATCGCTTCCTATTCTATTTCGTTCATTAGGGGTTCCGTTCGATGGAGATTATTAA
- a CDS encoding chemotaxis protein CheD — MEIIKIGMADLGVAKPPSKLRTTGLGSCVGVVLYDHIHKIAGMAHVMLPESSLAKSGEVTIGKYADTAIPHLIELMEKAGAQTRNIVAKIAGGAQMFAFLGSSDTMRIGPRNVEACKQALKEAHIRIVAEDTGGNCGRTIEMDATSGVLQIRTVNQGVKEV; from the coding sequence ATGGAGATTATTAAGATAGGTATGGCCGACCTCGGTGTGGCAAAGCCACCGAGCAAGCTACGAACCACAGGTCTGGGTTCTTGCGTAGGGGTTGTCCTCTACGATCATATCCATAAAATTGCAGGGATGGCACACGTTATGCTTCCGGAGTCTTCGCTGGCCAAAAGCGGGGAGGTGACGATCGGGAAGTACGCCGATACAGCGATTCCCCATCTGATCGAGTTGATGGAAAAAGCAGGTGCCCAAACCCGGAATATCGTCGCCAAAATCGCGGGTGGAGCACAGATGTTTGCCTTTCTCGGAAGCAGCGACACCATGCGGATTGGGCCTAGAAATGTCGAGGCTTGCAAACAGGCTTTGAAGGAAGCTCACATTAGAATCGTGGCAGAAGATACAGGGGGAAACTGCGGTCGGACAATAGAGATGGATGCCACCAGTGGGGTTCTTCAAATCCGTACGGTAAATCAAGGTGTGAAGGAAGTATAA